Proteins from a genomic interval of Geodermatophilus obscurus DSM 43160:
- a CDS encoding ABC transporter ATP-binding protein, with product MPRRRDAVVRRGMRHVGRAIAEQPGMFTLAFAASVLYGGMTVASAYVVGAVTDRVVLPAFATGEPSVAGLTLAVAVVLGVALLRILGILGRRLFAGIMGYRLQADYRRRVTGQYLRLPLSWHQRHPTGQLLSNANSDVEAAWFFVAPLPFACGAVVMIGITLAVLVAADPWLALIGLVVFPLVFVVNAVYSQVMAPRMQRAQQLRAEVSEIAHESFDAALVVKTLGREDVEGRRFTARAEDLRDALVAVGRVRGLFDPLMEALPTLGTLAVLLVGVGRVAEGATGPGELVSIAYLFTLLALPIRAIGWVLADLPRALAGFDRVTPVLDATGETPHGSTAAAGRTGGAELALRGVEYGFDGAARPTLSGVTFDVAAGSTVAVVGPTGSGKSTLAGLLVRLVDPASGQVLLDEVDLRALREGEVSSQAAFVPQGTFLFDDTVRGNVTLGEGYSDEEVEAALGVAAADEFVRQLPEGLDTRVGERGATLSGGQRQRLALARAVVRRPRLLVLDDATSAVDPAVEARILDALRDAEQPSTVVVVAYRQATIALADEVVWLEGGRVLARGSHEQLLAEVPGYAALVRAYAQTEVAA from the coding sequence GTGCCCCGCCGCCGAGACGCCGTCGTCCGGCGAGGGATGCGCCACGTCGGGCGCGCGATCGCCGAGCAGCCGGGCATGTTCACCCTGGCGTTCGCCGCCAGCGTTCTCTACGGCGGCATGACCGTGGCCAGCGCCTACGTCGTCGGCGCGGTCACCGACCGGGTCGTGCTGCCGGCGTTCGCCACGGGCGAGCCGTCCGTGGCGGGGCTCACGCTCGCCGTCGCCGTCGTCCTCGGGGTGGCCCTCCTGCGGATCCTCGGCATCCTGGGCCGGCGGCTGTTCGCCGGCATCATGGGCTACCGCCTGCAGGCCGACTACCGCCGCCGGGTGACCGGCCAGTACCTGCGCCTGCCGCTGTCCTGGCACCAGCGCCACCCGACCGGTCAGCTGCTGTCCAACGCCAACTCCGACGTCGAGGCCGCCTGGTTCTTCGTCGCACCGCTGCCGTTCGCCTGCGGCGCGGTGGTCATGATCGGCATCACCCTCGCCGTGCTCGTGGCCGCCGACCCCTGGCTGGCGCTGATCGGCCTCGTCGTCTTCCCCCTGGTCTTCGTCGTCAACGCCGTCTACTCGCAGGTGATGGCTCCGCGCATGCAGCGGGCCCAGCAGCTGCGTGCCGAGGTCAGCGAGATCGCCCACGAGAGCTTCGACGCCGCCCTGGTGGTCAAGACCCTCGGCCGGGAGGACGTCGAGGGCCGCCGGTTCACCGCCCGCGCCGAGGACCTGCGCGACGCGCTGGTCGCTGTCGGCCGGGTGCGCGGGCTGTTCGACCCGCTGATGGAGGCGCTGCCCACGCTCGGGACGCTGGCCGTCCTGCTCGTCGGCGTCGGCCGGGTCGCCGAGGGAGCCACCGGCCCCGGCGAACTGGTGTCGATCGCCTACCTGTTCACCCTGCTCGCGCTCCCCATCCGCGCGATCGGGTGGGTGCTGGCCGACCTGCCCCGCGCCCTCGCCGGGTTCGACCGGGTCACCCCTGTGCTCGACGCCACCGGCGAGACGCCGCACGGCAGCACGGCGGCGGCCGGTCGTACCGGCGGGGCCGAGCTGGCGCTGCGCGGCGTGGAGTACGGCTTCGACGGCGCTGCTCGCCCCACGCTGTCGGGCGTCACCTTCGACGTCGCGGCCGGCAGCACGGTGGCTGTCGTGGGACCGACCGGATCGGGCAAGTCGACGCTGGCCGGGCTCCTGGTGCGGCTGGTCGACCCGGCCAGCGGTCAGGTGCTCCTCGACGAGGTGGACCTGCGGGCGCTGCGCGAGGGGGAGGTCTCCAGCCAGGCGGCGTTCGTCCCGCAGGGCACCTTCCTCTTCGACGACACGGTGCGCGGCAACGTGACCCTCGGCGAGGGGTACTCCGACGAGGAGGTGGAGGCCGCGCTGGGGGTCGCCGCCGCCGACGAGTTCGTGCGCCAGCTGCCCGAGGGGCTCGACACGCGGGTGGGGGAGCGGGGCGCCACCCTCTCCGGCGGGCAGCGGCAGCGGCTGGCGCTGGCCCGCGCGGTGGTCCGCCGGCCCCGCCTGCTCGTCCTCGACGACGCGACCAGCGCCGTGGACCCCGCCGTCGAGGCGCGCATCCTCGACGCCCTGCGCGACGCCGAGCAGCCCTCGACCGTCGTCGTGGTCGCCTACCGGCAGGCCACCATCGCGCTGGCCGACGAGGTCGTGTGGCTCGAGGGCGGCCGGGTGCTCGCCCGCGGCAGCCACGAGCAGTTGCTGGCCGAGGTGCCCGGGTACGCGGCCCTGGTGCGCGCCTACGCGCAGACGGAGGTCGCCGCATGA